One genomic region from Populus nigra chromosome 8, ddPopNigr1.1, whole genome shotgun sequence encodes:
- the LOC133700338 gene encoding methanol O-anthraniloyltransferase-like, giving the protein MASSSSSPLRFSVKRREPQLIVPSKPTPHEIKQLSDIDDQQGLRFHLPFVMFYRSHPSMKREDPVKVIKEALGKALVFYYPFAGRIIEGPRSKLLVDCTGEGILFVEADAGVTIDQLGDSIHPPFSYIEEFLHDVPGSSGILGCPLLLIQVTRLACGGFIFAIRLNHTMSDSLGLSKFLNTAGEVALGASTPSLLPVWEREILNARNPPRVTCVHREYEQLTHTETSIVMTLQEHEKYMAHRSFFFGPSELKSIRKHIPPHLQKCSNFEVLASFLWRSRTIALQLDPKEVVRLSVMINVRGKQGLKVPSGYYGNAFAYPTAISKAGLLCQSPLGYALELVRRLKTQMNEEYIKSAADLMVLKGRPHYTTVWSFLIADATRVGLGDIDFGWGKAVYGGPIGARPCTSFHVSGLKNSYGEEGILVPILLPLPIMNRFQQELLSNGIEYPRKIAPRL; this is encoded by the exons ATGGCATCATCCTCGTCGTCTCCACTAAGATTTTCAGTCAAACGTCGTGAGCCACAGCTGATTGTGCCATCAAAACCAACACCTCATGAAATAAAACAACTCTCAGATATAGATGACCAGCAAGGTCTTCGTTTCCATTTGCCTTTTGTAATGTTCTATCGTAGCCATCCTTCCATGAAAAGAGAAGACCCTGTGAAGGTTATCAAAGAGGCATTAGGCAAAGCACTTGTGTTTTACTACCCCTTTGCCGGTAGGATTATAGAAGGGCCTCGTAGCAAACTTCTAGTTGATTGTACCGGCGAAGGGATCTTGTTTGTTGAAGCTGATGCAGGTGTAACGATTGACCAACTAGGTGACAGCATACACCCTCCTTTTTCTTATATTGAAGAATTCCTGCATGATGTTCCTGGATCTTCAGGTATTCTTGGATGCCCGTTGCTGTTGATTCAG GTGACTCGTTTGGCTTGTGGGGGATTCATCTTTGCAATACGCCTAAACCACACTATGAGTGATTCGCTTGGGTTGTCAAAATTCTTGAACACAGCTGGAGAAGTGGCACTAGGAGCAAGCACACCATCCCTATTGCCCGTGTGGGAAAGAGAGATCTTGAATGCTAGAAACCCACCTCGAGTGACTTGTGTGCACCGTGAGTACGAGCAGCTAACACACACAGAAACCTCCATAGTCATGACTTTGCAGGAGCATGAGAAATATATGGCCCAtcgctctttcttttttggccCTAGTGAATTGAAATCAATAAGAAAGCACATTCCACCCCACCTTCAAAAATGCTCAAACTTTGAGGTGCTGGCTTCATTTTTATGGAGATCTCGGACAATTGCTCTTCAACTTGACCCCAAGGAGGTTGTTCGTTTATCAGTCATGATCAACGTACGTGGAAAGCAAGGCCTAAAAGTTCCTAGTGGATACTATGGCAATGCTTTTGCTTACCCAACTGCAATTTCAAAGGCTGGACTCTTGTGTCAGAGCCCATTGGGATATGCACTTGAGCTAGTGAGGAGACTGAAGACCCAGATGAATGAAGAATACATTAAATCAGCTGCAGACCTCATGGTGTTAAAAGGGAGACCACATTATACGACAGTTTGGAGCTTCCTTATTGCTGATGCAACTCGTGTTGGACTTGGAGATATTGATTTTGGATGGGGAAAGGCTGTTTACGGGGGTCCAATTGGAGCTCGACCTTGTACTAGCTTCCATGTCAGtggattaaaaaatagttatggGGAGGAGGGTATTTTAGTACCTATATTGCTGCCATTGCCAATCATGAATAGATTTCAACAAGAGCTCCTGAGCAATGGCATTGAGTACCCAAGAAAAATCGCACCTAGGCTTTAG